The Porphyrobacter sp. HT-58-2 genome segment ACGGCGTCGAGATTGGCCGTGCCGTCGGGGTTGGCGTGATCGAACGGTGCCAGTTCCATGCCCAGATCGGCGAGGATCTGCGCGTGGTTCGGCCAGCTCGGCACGCCCATGTGGACGCGCTTCACACCCGCCTTCTGCGCCAGCGCCAGCGCAAGGCGCACCGCACCCGTGCCGCCCGGGGTCTGCATCCCCTGAATGCGCCCGCCCATCGTCGGGTCAGCGCCGAAGATATAGGGCATCAGTGCGTTGACGAAGCCCATGTCGCCTTCCGGGCCGAGGTACGACTTGGAATCCTGCGTATCGACCAGCGCCTGTTCCGCCGCCTTGATTGCGGCAAACACCGGGGTCGCGCCGTCCTCTGTCCGGTAGACGCCCACGCCAAGGTCAATCTTGTCCTCGCGCGGGTCGGCATTGTGGAGGCGGATCAGGGCGAGCAGCGCGTCGGGCGCCTGGGGGCTGAGTCGGTCAAGCATCATGGCCGCGGCCATGGCGCGTCACTCGGCGTATCGCAACCGGGTTTTCGCGCAATTTCCTAGAACGGCAACCAGCGCTGCTTCTTCGAAAACTTCATGTAACCGGCATTGACCCCGAGACGCAGCCCCGCGCCGACCCGGATCGGGATCAGCACGATATCGCCGCGCCTGAGGTAGCTGGCGTGCAGTCCGCCGACGAAATAGGCCTGCCCCTCACCTGCCGGGAAGCGTTTGAACAGGTCTTCGGTGTCGTAGAGGTTGTAGACCAGCACGAAGGTGTTGGCGGCATTGGCCCCCGCATCGAAGCCCACCGAAGGCCCGGTCCAGTAGACCTTCTGTTCGCCTTCGATCTTGTGATGCAGCGTGCCCGAACCATAGCGCGCGCCGACGATGAACGCCCCGCCCGCCTCACGCCCGACGATGTAGCCATTGGGTTCGCCCTGCTTCTTCAGCAGATCCTCGATCAGTTTGGCGAGCCCTTCCGCGCCCTTGCCGAACACGCCCTCGGCTGCACCGATCAGGTCATCCTCGCCATAGGTCGCAGCACCTGCCGAGGCGGTGGTGGCAACCGGCGCTGCGGCGGCACCCTGCTCCGGCAGCGGCGCGACATCGCCAGCGGGCGGCGCGGCATAGTCTTCAAAGGCGCTGTCGACCGATGGCTCATCGGGCAATTGTGCAGGAGCCGGGGCCGGAGCCGGTTGAGCCTGCGGGTTCATCAGATCGCCGTCGATCCCGCTGTCCTGCGCGTTATAGGCGGCATCCGGATCGAAGGTTTCCAGATCCTGCGCCGTCGCCGGAACGGCAAACGCCAGGCCCGCCAGCGCCGCAACGGCAAGCGCCGAAAACCGGCGACGAAGATCGGGGAAACGGGCGGTCATCATGCGCATCAGTCAGCCTTTCGCAAGCTCGTGTCAGCCCCCGGTTCTCTACGCACCGCACGAGAATCGCTTCCCGGCCCATACGCAACCGCCCGTCGCCGGAGCGAATCGGATTTGCGACGAGTGGTTAACGCGGCGCTAACCCGGCAAGGCTGAACGCCTGCCGAACCAGATGCTTGCGCAGGTTTCCGCCAGACCGCACCCGGCATGGGCAAGGGCAGATGCCTTTTTTGTCCAAGCCACCTTGCCGCTGGCCCAAGGGCCGATTATAGCGCCGCCCCTACAGCCCAAGCTGTTGCCCGGAGACGTGGGTGAGTGGCTGAAACCAGTTCCCTGCTAAGGAACCGTACTCTATCAGGGTACCGAGGGTTCGAATCCCTCCGTCTCCGCCACTTTCATCCGCAAGATCGCGCCTTCCCCACCCTTTGGGGAACTACCCCGGAAACCGGCGCCGATGTTTCATGTGAAACAGTGCTGACGCGGCGCAAAAGAGCGGCGAGGCAAGGCAAGCGGGGGGCTACACCCGGTCGAGGCCTGCTCTAGCCGCGCTTGAGGATCAGGTAGAGCGCGCCTTCCCCGCCGTGCCGCACATGCGCGCGGCGCACCGCCGTGATCGCGCCCGCATGACGGCTTGCAGCCAGCCAATCGAGCAGCTTGGCGCGGATCGCCCCGCGTTTCGCCATCCGGTCGGCCGGATCGACCGGGCGTTCCCTGCCCGCTACCACCAGCACCACCCGCGCGCCCATGCTGCGCGCCTGATCGAGCGCGCTCATCACCCGGTCATAGGCGGTATCAAGCGTATGGCCGTGCAGGTCGAGCGTCAGGTCAGGTTCCAGCCGCCCGGACTTCACCCGCCGGTCCCAGTGCGAATCGAGTCCCGGATGGGGCGGCGGCGCAGGCACGGGCGGCGACGGGCGGACGCCGCCGGCCTTCGGGCGTCGCGCACCCACCCCCGGCACCTCCTTCACGGATGGGGAGGAAACGGGCGCAGGCTTGGCCCTGGTCTCAGCCATGGCGGGCGGCGCAGGCCGGGCCTTGCCGGGCAGCGGCTTCACGCTTGCGGCGAGATGCGCCCATGCGGCCTGTTCCCCGACCGAAAGCCCGCGGGGGGTTCTCATCGGCGTTCTTCGATATTCCGCATCGCGGCGGCTCTGGGGATCAGCACATAGGCTTTACCGCGCCCGCTCATCCCGCCTGCGATTACCCTTGCATCTTGCCCTGCGCCCCAGAAGGTGTCGAAGCGGTTCGCCCCCTTGATCGCCCCGCCAGTATCCTGCGCGATCCACAGGCCATTGGCCTCGCGCCGGTCAAGATCGAGCCACACCGGCGCGCCCAGCGGCACGAAGGCCGGGTCCGCTGCCACCGAGCTTTCGCGCCGCACCGGCACGCCAAGCGCGCCCAGCGGGCCATCGCCCTGCAATTCAGTGAAGAAGATCCAGCTCTTGTTGAGCCGCATCAGATCACGCCCCTCGCGCGGGTTTTCGCGGATATAGGTCATGATCCCCTGCATCGAGCCCGCATACTTGCCCGGCCCCTCGCCCAGCAGACCGCGCTCGCGCATGACGCTGCCGATGCCGACATATTCGCGGCCGTTCTGCCCGGCATAGCCGATGCGGATCACCTCGCCTTCCGGCGTGATCAGCCGCCCAGAGCCCTGTATCTGGAGGAAGAAGAACTCGACCGGATCGGCAGCCCAGGCAATCACCGGGACACGGCCCATCAGCGCCCCATCCTCAATCGCGGCGCGGTCATGATAGAGCACGAATCGGCCCTGTTCGTCATAGCGGCCCAAGGGCGGGCGACCGGTGCGTTCGGCGGGTTTCACATCGTCGGGCCAGTCGCGCACCAGATCGCCGGGCAAGGCATAGACCGGCACCTCGTATCCCGGGCGGCGGGTGCGGCTGCCAGCGATCTCGGGCTCGAAATAGCCGGTGGCGAAGGCCTTGCCGTCGCCAATTTGCACCGGGGTGAAGTGTTCGGCAAAGAAAGCCCGCGCGCGCTCAGGCGCTGTCGCGCGGGCCGCATTGCAGGCCCCGCGCCACTCATCGGGCCGGGTAAGGCCGCTGGCATCCTCGCGAGCGATCAGGCGCGGACATGATTCGACGAAACTCGCCAGCGCGCCGCGCGCATCGGTGTCGCTGACCGAAAGAGCGGGAAAGGACGGGCCTAGCGCCACCCCAGCCAACACCGCGCTCGCAGCCACCGGCGAAGTGACTGCCGGGGGCGGCACGCTGCCCTGCGGAATGATCCGTCCGCAGCCCGCCAGCGCCAGCATCACGGCCAGAGCCAGCACCCCGCGCATCGACAACTCCTGTGTAGCAAGCGGGCCGCAGCCCCCGAAAATCAACCCTCGTCGGTCTCGTCGAGCAGCCAGTTGGGATCGCGCGCAGTGACATTGCGCGAGAAGGTCCACACGTCGCGGCTCTCGATCGCATCGTCGAGCGAACCGGCGATGACGTTGCCATCCTTGTCGCGCGTCACGGCGGCGATGTCGGCGACGAACAGCAGCGCGATGCGCGCCATGCGTCCGTCGAGCGAGGCGGAGTGGATGCGGGTTTCCTCGATCCGGATCAGGGTGTTGTCCATCGTTTCACCCGCGGCCTCGCGTTCGTCGATGGCGGCGATGAAGCCCGCGTAGACGTCATCATCGCACAGATCGCGCAGGGTTTCGCGGTCGCCCTGCCAGAACGCTTCGAGCACCATGCGATAGGCGCCGCGTGCGCCATCGAGGAACTGGCCGATATTGAAGTTGCCATCGGCTGCCGCGATGTCGCGCAGGCCGCGTTCGACCGCAGGCATCACGCCTTCCAGTTCAACCGGACGGGCCGGGGCCACCGGCTGCGGCATGGCAGCGCGGGCGATCGCGGGCTTGTCGTCCGATTCGAACCGCTGCACCGCCGGCTCCTCTTCCTGCTCGGCACGGCGTCCGAGCACCGAATAGAGGCGCAGGCCGAGAAAAGCGGCCACCATGGCGAGGAGAACGATTTCGAGCACTGTATCACTTTCCGATCTTCGATCAGGGCCGGGGCACGAGTTACGGCGCATCCTGGCCCAAGGACGCCTACCCTGCCTTAAATGGGTACTTATTACAATTCGCCAACGCCCGATAGGTTGCTGCACAGGTCGAACAGGGTGCACGTGTGGCCGCAGTTGCGGGCGCGGGCTGCCCCTGCTAGGCGCGCGGCTACGATGTCCTTGGCATGATCGCGTGCACCGGACGCACATCCTGTTACCCAATTTGAAAGACACACCCAGCCATGGCCGACGAAGAAGGCGTCCTTACCGATCTCGACAACACGAACAGCGGCGAGCCCAAGCCCAATGGCGCGGACACCATGCCGACGGCGGGGATCATCACGCAATATGTGAAGGATCTTTCGGTCGAGAATCCGGCCGCGCCGGAGGTGTTCCAGTGGCAGGAACCGCCGCAGATCGACGTGCAGTTCAGCATCGGGGCCGAAAATGTCAGCGCCGATGTGCATGAGGTGATGCTGAAGCTGACCCTCACCGCCACCTCGCAGCGCGGCACGATGTACATTGTCGACCTCGCTTATTGTGGTCTGGTGGGGATGCGCAACGTGCCTGAAGATCAGGCCCACGCCTTTCTCTATGCCGAAGCGCCGCGCCTGCTGTTCCCCTTCGCCCGCCGGGTGGTGGCCGATGCGGTGCGCGATGCGGGCTTCCCGCCGCTGATGGTCGATCCGGTGGACTTCAACGGCCTCTATGCCCAGCAGCTTGCCGCGCGCCGCGCCGAGGAAGCCGCGGGCGGCGCGCCGATCGCGCCGGTCACGGGCAACGCCTGATTGACCGGACGGGGCGGCCCACCAGTCATGAGCCTCCTCAAGCCATGAGCCTGCTGAAGCCATGAGCCTGCTGAAAAACGTCGGCACGATCGGCGGGCTTACGCTGGTGAGCCGGGTGTTCGGCTTTGCCCGGGACATTCTGCTCGCCCGCGTCATGGGCGCAGGGGGCGCGGCTGACGCGTGGCAGCTCGCCTTCCAGCTCCCCAACCTGTTCCGCCGCCTGTTTGCCGAGGGCGCCTTTGCGAGCGCCTTCGTCCCGCTGTTCAACCGCCACATGGCCGCAGACGAAAACGCCGCGCGACGCTTTGCTGGTGAGGTGCTTGCCGTTCTCCTGCCGATCCTCGTGGTGTTCGGTGCGGTGATGATGCTGGCGATGCCGTGGGTCTTGTGGGCATTCGCCAATGAAGACCTGCGCGGCAATCCGCAGACCTATGAACTCGCGGTGCTGATGGGGCGAATTGCGTTCCCCTATCTCATGTTCATGAGCCTTGCGACGCTGGTGGCAGCGATCCTCAATTCGCTGTCGCGCTTCGCCGCTGCGGCGGCTGCGCCGATCCTTCTCAACATCTGCCTTTTAACGGCGCTGGTGTGGGGCGCGTTGCAGTCACCCGGAGAGGCGACGCGGGCGGCAACCGGCATCGGCCTTGCGATTGCCGTGTCGGTCAGCGGGATGCTGCAACTGCTGTGGCTTTACTGGTTCATGCGCCGCGCAGGGTTTCGAATCCCGCGCCTCACCCCCAAGGTCACTGCCCGCGTCAAGGAGATGGGGGTGCTGATCGTGCCGGCCGTGTTCGGTGCGGGAGTTTATCAGATCAGCCGTTTCATCGATCTCGCCTTTATCCGCGGACTTCCTGACGGGAGCCTCACCTACATGGCGATGGCCGACCGCTGGAACCAGTTGCCGCTGGGCATTATCGGCATTGCACTGGGAACGGCGATCCTGCCCGCCCTGTCGCGCTATATCTCGAAGTCCGAGGACGAGGAGGCGGTGCGCCTTCAGGCCAATGCGGTGGAACTCGCGATGCTGCTGACCCTGCCCTGCGCAGTGGCGCTGTTCATCACCGGGTTTGCCTTCGTCAAAGCCTTCATGGAGGGTCAGGCCTTCACCGCGGAGGATGCAGCGGTAACCGGCATGGTCACCTCGGCGCTGGTGGTGGGCCTGCCCGCCTATGTGCTGGTCAAGGTGCTGACCCCCAATTTCTTCGCGCGGGCCGACACCCGCACCCCGGTCTATACCGCCGCTGCATCGCTGGCGGTGACGGTGGGACTGAACTTCCTGCTGGTGCCGGTGCTGGGTGTCGTCGGCCTTGCGCTGGCAGGGGCCATCGGGGCGTGGGTCAATATCGCGCTGCTGGGCAGCATTCTGGCGCGGCGCGGCTTCTTCCGCCTGCCTGCCCGCGTGCTGGGTCGGATCGGACGGATTGCGCTCGCCTCGGCTCTGATGGGGGCGGCGCTGTGGGGACTGATGCAGATCATTAGCCCGTGGCTTGACGGCCCCTTCACCATGCGCCTTGCCGCCATTGGCGCAATCCTCGGCGTGAGCCTTGTCACCTATGGCGCGGCGACGGTGGTGCTGGGAGTCCTCGACAAGGCCACGATCCAGCGCCTAATGCGCCGTCAGACTTAAGCAATCAGGACATATCATGCGCGTCGTCTCCGGCATCCAGCCCACTGGCAAGCCCCATCTCGGCAACTATCTCGGGGCGATCCGCAATTACGTGGCCCTGCAGGACGATGCCCATGCGGCGGGCGGCGAGTGCCTGATCTTCATCGCCGATCTCCACGCCCTGTCGATGCCGCACGATCCGGCCGAGCTGCGCGCCTCGACGCTCGAACTGGTGGCGACGCTGGTCGCCTGCGGGCTCGATCCGGACAAGGCGATCCTGTTCAATCAGGCGCAGGTGCCGCAGCACCCGGAACTGCAATGGCTGCTCAACGGCACGGCCCGCATGGGCTGGCTGAACCGCATGACCCAGTGGAAGGACAAGGCCGGCAAGAACCGCGAAGGTCAGTCGGTCGCGCTCTTCACCTACCCCGTGCTGCAAGCCGCCGACGTGCTGCTCTATCAGGCGACCCATGTTCCGGTAGGCGAGGACCAGAAGCAGCACCTCGAGCTGGCCCGCGATATCGCGCAGAAGTTCAACAACGACTTCGGCAGCGAAGACGCACCGATCTTCACGCTGCCCGAACCGATCATCCCGGTCGAGGCCGCGCGCATCATGTCCCTGCGCGACGGCAGCGCCAAGATGTCGAAGTCCGACCCATCCGACATGAGCCGCATCAATCTGTCCGACGATGCCGACACGATGGCGCAGAAGGTGAAGAAGGCGAAGACCGATCCCGAGCCGCTGCCCTCGGAAGAGGCCGGGCTGGCCGAACGGCCCGAAGCGCGCAATCTCGTGGGCATCTACGCGGCGCTTGCCGGGCAATCGCAGGCGGAGGTGCTGGCGCAGTTCGGCGGGCAGGGCTTTGGGGCGTTCAAGCCTGCCCTCGCCGATCTGCTGGTGGCAAAGCTCGGCCCGATCCGCGACCGCTTCGTGGCGCTCAAGGAAGATACCGAGGCGCTCGACGCGATCCTCGCACGCGGGGCGGCCAAGGCGCGTGAACGGGGCGCACCGACGCTGGCGGCAGCCTACAAGGCGCTGGGACTGGTGCGGCATTGATCCGCCCGCTCCGGCGCAGCAAACCCTTGCGACGAACCGCAGCAGGCGTGCGGCAAATCATTCAATTGCGGTTCATTCGCGAGAGATATGATATCGCGCACAAGCTCCATTGCCGACATTGCAATGGAAGCGAAACAAGGGTTGTGCCATGTTGACGAAGATGAACTCGATCAAGTCCCTGACCCGCCTTGCGCTGCCGGTGGCCCTCGCTCTTGGCGCGGCCGCCTGCACCACACCGTTCAAGGCCGACGTGTCGCGCTTTGCCGTGCCGCTGCCCGCGCCCGCCGGGCAGAGTTTTGCGGTTGTGCCGGAAGATCCGAAGTTGGCGGGCGGACTGGAATTTGCCACCTATGCCAATGCGGTCGCTGCCGAGATGCAGGAACTGGGCTATGTCCGTGCCTCGTCCCCGGAATCGGCCGATCTGCTGGTGCGGTTCGATTACCGCGTCGATGGCGGGCGTGAGCGCGTGCGCACCGATTTCAACGGCGCTGGCTTTGCCGGCGGTGCCTGGGGCCCGTGGGGGCCGTGGGGCGGCTGGGGTGGCGGCTTCGGCGGCTGGGGCCTCGGTTTCAATGATCCGTTCTTCGGCGGCCCGAACGTGCGCAGCTACACGATCTACACCAGCGGCATCGATCTGAAGATTGACCGTGCGGCCGATGGCCAGCGTCTGTTCGAAGGCAAGGCCGAAGCCGTGTCGCGCTCGAACCGCTTGCCGCGCCTCGTGCCGAACCTGGTGGACGCGATCTTCACCGGCTTCCCCGGCAATTCCGGCGAGACCCTGCGGATCACCATTCGCGACGACAACGAAAAGACCGTGCGCCCGACCGATTGATGGTGTAAGGCTGCACGCAAGAGACCCTTGGACGGGAACGAGAAGGCGGCGCAGGGGATCGCGCCGCCTTTTTTGTGTCCGGCCACCTTTGGTGACGCATGCCACCCGCAAACCTAAAGCTTGGCATGACCCCCGGTCGAACCGAAGCCGCCCTCGCCCCGCTCGGTCGCGTCCAGTTCCGCGACCTCGTCCCACGCCGCCTGCACCACCGGCGCGAGCACCAGCTGTGCCACGCGGTCGCCGCGCTGAATCGCGAAGGGCTCGGCGCCGTGGTTGATCAGGATCACTTTCAGTTCGCCGCGATAATCGCTGTCGATCGTGCCGGGCGTGTTGGGCACGGTGATGCCGTGCTTCAGCGCCAATCCCGAACGCGGGCGCACCTGGATCTCATAGCCTTCCGGGATCGCCAGCGCGAGGCCGGTCGCGACTGCATGACGCGCAGCCGGAGCAATCGTCACCGATTCGGCGCTCACCACATCCATCCCCGCCGCGCCCGATGTGGCATAGGCGGGCAGCGGCAGACCCGCGCCGTGTGGCAGGCGCTTGACCTGAACGGGGATGCTCATTCCGCCGCCTCTGCGTGCAAGGTCGCCGCGATCCGCTCCACCAGCGCCATCGCGACCGCTGCCTTGGGCATTTCGTCGAGCGTTTCGACCCCGTCGCCGCTGATGATGTGGACGCGGTTCAAGTCGCCCCCCATCACGTCCCCGGATACGTCATTGGCCACGATCCAGTCGGCGCTCTTGCGCTTGCGCTTGGCCTTGGCGTGATCGAGGACATTGTCGGTCTCTGCGGCAAAGCCGATCACCAGACCGGGCCGCCGGGGCGCGGAGGCGACATTGGCGAGGATGTCGGGATTTTCGGTCAGCATCAGCGCAGGCGGAGCCGAACCGCGCTTCTTCATCTTTTCCCCGCGATATTCCTTGGGCCGCCAATCCGCCACCGCAGCCACCATGACCGCAACGTCGGCCGGCAGAGCGCGCTTGACCGCGTCGGCCATCTCATTGGCGCTTTCGACATCGATACGGGTAACGCCAGCCGGGGTCCTGAGCGATACCGGCCCGGCCACCAGTGTCACCTGCGCCCCCAGCGCGGCCGCCGCTGCCGCGATGGCAAAGCCCTGCTTGCCGCTTGACCGGTTGGCGATGTAGCGCACCGGATCAATCGCTTCCCAGGTGGGCCCGGCGGTGACCAGGACGTGACGCCCGGCAAGCGGACGATGCCCGGCCTCCACACCCAGCGCCGCGCCTTCGGGAACTTCGTCCAGCACGGTCTCGATGGCATCCGGCACGGCTGGTGCGATCAGTTCGGGGCGCGATTTGCGGGGATCGACGAGGTGATTGATCGCTTCGGCGTCGATCGGCGGCGCTGCACCTGCCTTGCCCTTCTTTGCCAGCAGCGGGCCGGACAGATCGGGGGCGAATTCGGGTGCGGGTTCCTCGGCTTCAACCGGAAGATCATCGGGCGAAGGTTCGGGCAATTCCTCGAATTCCGCCTCGATCTCGTCATGGCTGCGCTTGGCGGTGGAGCGCGGGATGATGCGCGACAGCAGCCCGCCGAGGCCGCCTGCCGGTTCAAGCTCGCCGCCCTCCTCGTCCTCGGGCTCCAGCGCCTCGACTTCGATCCGGGGGCGTGGAGGCGCAGCGACCGCGATACCGAAATGGGCCGCGATTTCGCGCCAGATCGCCTCGGGCTCGGGCAGGCGGCCATAGCCGAACTCGCCGCAAGCCATCGGGCCTTCATCAGGCTGGAGCACAGTGACGCCCGCGCCCTCCAAGGTGGCGATATTGCGCTGGGTGGCCTCGTGCTCCCACATCCGCACGTTCATCGCGGGCACGGCCATCACCGGCTTGTCGGTGGCGAGAATCAGCGTGGTCGCCAGATCATCGGCGATCCCGTTCGCCATCTTGGCAAGCAGATCGGCTGTCGCCGGACAGACGACCACCAGATCAGCCTCGCGGGAGAGCTGGATATGGCCCATCTCGGCCTCGTTCTTGAGATCGAACAGGTTGGTGTAGACTTGGTTTTCCGACAGGGCTGCCAGCGCCATCGGGGTGACGAACTGCTGCCCGCCCTTGGTGACGACGCAGGTGACCTCGCCCCCGCCCTTGCGGATCAGGCGCACCAGCTCGCACGCCTTGTAGGCCGCAATGCCGCCGCCCACGACCAGCAGGATACGCGGACCTGCGCCCGTCATCCTGCTTGCCCGCCGTAAATGCCGATCAGTGCCATCGAACCGAAAAACTCCCGAGGTGCCGCCATCCTTGCGCGGCACCGCCACACCAACCTAGACCCGCCCTGCCCCTGCGCCAAGCAGCGCGCGCACAGTCTTGGCGCGCATGATGGGTGCGGTGTGGTTAAGATTGCGCTTACGCCGGTGCAAGCGCGATTATGTCACCCGATCCAGCCCAGCGCCACCGCACCCCACACCGCGCCGGCCCCGATCAGGCTCGCCGCGACATAGCCAAGCACGCCCCGCCCTTCACGCTTGTCGGTGATCAGCGGAATCTCCGGCAGCGGCGGGGGTTCAGGGGCGCCGCCCTTGGGCGGGAACATTTCTTCCACCCGCCGGATCAGGCCCGGCAGGCGCAGCAGGGTTTCGGTGTCCTGCTTGAGGCGGTCCGCGAGCGCGGCTTCCGGCCCCAGTTCATCACGGATCCACTCGCGCACATAGGGCGCGGCGGTGTCCCACATGTTGATATCGGGATTGAGCTGCGTCGCGATCCCTTCGACCATCACCATCGTCTTCTGCAGCAGCAGCAGGTGCGGCTGGGTCTGCATGTCGAAATCGCGGGTGATCGCGAAGAGCCCGTCGAGCATCTGGCCGACGGAAAGCTCCTTCACCGGCTTGCCGCGCATCGGCTCGCCCACCGCGCGCAGGGCGGTCGCGAATTCGCCGACCGAATGATAGCTCGGCACATATTGCGCCTCGAAATGGATTTCCGCGACGCGCTGGTAATTGCCGGTGGTCAGCCCGTAGAGAATCTCCGCCAGCCATTGCCGCGCACGCCGGTCGATCCGGCCCATGATCCCGAAATCGATCGCGACGATGGTGCCGTCATCCTCGACGAACAGGTTGCCCTGATGCATGTCGGCATGGAAGAACCCGGCGCTGATCGCCTGGGTGAGGAAGCTGATAACGAGCCGCTCTGAAATGGCCCCAAGGTCGTGCCCACGCGCGCGTAATTCATCGACACGGCTGATCTTGATCCCGTCGATCCATTCGACTGTCATCACACGGCCATTGGTGCGGTCCCAGTCGACCGCCGGGATGCGGTA includes the following:
- the ubiB gene encoding 2-polyprenylphenol 6-hydroxylase, which produces MTSSVVHLSRLARWGVTLARRRALVGIENDPNAPAALRSLVRLARLATLTGKSGTRDYAGAFRAIGPAAIKLGQSLATRPDLVGEEAANNLLSLQDSLPPVPFAQIRAAIESSFGQPLEKLFSEIDPVPVGAASIAQVHRGVTTDGRKVAIKVLRPGIREKFARDIQTYEWAAAHVEAMGGEASRLRPRLTIANFKRWTNSELDLRREAASASELAEQMAGVPGYRIPAVDWDRTNGRVMTVEWIDGIKISRVDELRARGHDLGAISERLVISFLTQAISAGFFHADMHQGNLFVEDDGTIVAIDFGIMGRIDRRARQWLAEILYGLTTGNYQRVAEIHFEAQYVPSYHSVGEFATALRAVGEPMRGKPVKELSVGQMLDGLFAITRDFDMQTQPHLLLLQKTMVMVEGIATQLNPDINMWDTAAPYVREWIRDELGPEAALADRLKQDTETLLRLPGLIRRVEEMFPPKGGAPEPPPLPEIPLITDKREGRGVLGYVAASLIGAGAVWGAVALGWIG